Within the Nitratireductor basaltis genome, the region CAATCGCCCGCTTGATGAAGCTGCCGAGATTGCCGATGCCGCTCCGGGTCCCGAAGCCCAGGTAGCTGCGAGCGGCGAACGCCGCCGCATCGATGGTTGCCTGAATGAGCTTGAGGCGGAACGTGCATTGGCTGTACGTGGTGCTTATCTTGACGGCGAGACCTACGCGGAACTTGCGGAGCGCTTCTCCGTGCCGCTCAACACGATGAGAACCTGGCTGCGGCGCAGCCTGTTGAAACTGAAGGACTGTCTGGAAGCATGAGCGAGCAGGACAACATGCCGGAGCACGAAGGTGGTGACGATCTCGTCGCCGCCGAATTCGTGCTTGGCGCGTTGGACAATGACGAGCGTGCATCCATCTCGCGACGGATCGAACAGGATCCGGAATTTGCGCGCCTCGTCGATGACTGGGAAGAAAGGCTTGAAGGCCTTGGCAGCGAGTTCAAGCCGGTGGAACCACCGGCACAGATCGCAGCCTCGATCAGGCGCCGGCTGTTCGACGAGAATGCATCCTACGAAGGGAACGCACCCGGTAAGGGCTGGTTTTCCCGCCTATGGAACAATGCTTCCGCATGGCGTGCCCTGGCAGCTGCCGCTGTGCTGGCATTTGCCGGTCTGTCTTTCTACAATCTGGCACCACGCCCGGCGGCCGAGGAGGCGCGCTATGTGTCGTCGCTGGCGCCCACCGAAAGCGATGTCCATTACTTTGTTGTCTATGACGCGCGCGACGGCAATGTGCGGCTTTCCCATGTCACCGGTGCGCGTCCCGAGGGACGTGACTTCGAACTTTGGGTCATTGAAGACGGCACGCCGCGTTCGCTCGGTGTCATTCCTGAAGGCCAGCGCGTGCGCATGGCCGTTGCCGATCGGTCGGCGAGCGAGCTCAAGGGTGACGCGATCTTTGCGATCACCACGGAGCCGCAGGGCGGTTCGCCCAGTGGCGCACCAACGGGCCCGGTTGTCGCGCAGGGCGACATCAACGCCATCTGATTTTTTTTCCAAGCAAAATCAGATGCTTGTAAATTAATTTCGCGTATCGACCATTATTTCTGAAACTCTTTGTTGCAGGCTCTCGTGGCTACCCCTGCCTTCCAGAGAGGAAGGAACAGATCAATCAGGGAGTACACGACATGAACAAGTTCACTTCTTCCATGCTCGCCGGCGCTGTTGCCATTGCCGCACTTACCGGTGCAAGCGTTGCTGCAGACAATCCGATGGTTGGTGGTGCAGAGATGTATGCCGACAAGAATATCGTTGAAAATGCCGTCAACTCGCAGGATCACACGACGCTCGTTGCTGCAGTAAAAGCTGCCGGTCTCGTCGAGACGCTTTCCGGCGAAGGCCCGTTCACCGTCTTTGCTCCGACCAATGCCGCTTTCGAAGCTCTGCCAGAGGGCACGGTC harbors:
- a CDS encoding anti-sigma factor; the protein is MSEQDNMPEHEGGDDLVAAEFVLGALDNDERASISRRIEQDPEFARLVDDWEERLEGLGSEFKPVEPPAQIAASIRRRLFDENASYEGNAPGKGWFSRLWNNASAWRALAAAAVLAFAGLSFYNLAPRPAAEEARYVSSLAPTESDVHYFVVYDARDGNVRLSHVTGARPEGRDFELWVIEDGTPRSLGVIPEGQRVRMAVADRSASELKGDAIFAITTEPQGGSPSGAPTGPVVAQGDINAI